In Leptodesmis sichuanensis A121, the following are encoded in one genomic region:
- a CDS encoding GH1 family beta-glucosidase codes for MTSYQFPRDFWWGAATAAYQIEGAAREGGRKPSVWDTFSATRGRVLHGDTGTIANDHYHRYASDIEWMVKLGIKHYRFSISWPRVIPDGRGGVNEIGIDFYRRLVDRLLEKGITPHATLFHWDSPQALEDRYGSWRSREMAQDFADYVTAVVSRLGDRIRSWMTMNEIICFTHMGYEVGKIPPHAPGTKVSTQKEVWQTSHHALLAHGLACQAIRAASPQPCTVALVDNPSVTVPLTESPADIAAAQKAFHTSWRNGGIIFPALTGQYSPIYLEQLGKDAPNMQPGDLEIIHQPLDWLGLNIYTGTYVRAADNAPGYEFLDYARGYPKLHMPWLWIVPESLYWGVRHISDVLDQPKLPLVFTENGCAAQDELTAQGEILDSDRILYLRQYLKSVHRAVAEGYPVKGYFVWSLMDNFEWAWGFDRRFGILYNDYRTQQRIPKASFHWYAECIRQNRVV; via the coding sequence ATGACCAGCTATCAATTTCCCCGTGACTTCTGGTGGGGAGCCGCCACTGCCGCTTACCAGATTGAAGGAGCGGCCCGGGAAGGAGGACGGAAACCCAGTGTGTGGGACACCTTCAGTGCTACGCGAGGGCGAGTCTTGCATGGCGATACGGGCACGATCGCCAATGACCACTACCACCGCTATGCAAGTGACATTGAGTGGATGGTGAAACTGGGAATTAAACATTACCGCTTCAGCATTTCCTGGCCGCGCGTGATTCCAGATGGACGGGGGGGCGTGAATGAAATTGGCATTGATTTTTATCGGCGGCTGGTTGATCGCCTGTTGGAAAAAGGGATTACCCCCCATGCCACCTTGTTTCACTGGGACAGTCCCCAGGCCCTGGAAGATCGTTATGGCTCCTGGCGCAGTCGGGAAATGGCACAGGACTTTGCGGATTATGTGACGGCTGTGGTGTCCCGATTGGGCGATCGCATCCGCAGTTGGATGACCATGAACGAAATTATCTGCTTTACCCACATGGGCTATGAGGTCGGCAAAATTCCACCCCATGCTCCCGGTACAAAAGTATCTACCCAAAAAGAGGTCTGGCAAACGTCCCACCATGCTCTCTTGGCTCATGGTCTGGCCTGTCAGGCAATTCGGGCGGCATCTCCCCAACCCTGTACTGTTGCCCTGGTGGATAATCCATCTGTAACGGTGCCCTTAACGGAATCTCCAGCCGATATTGCCGCTGCACAGAAAGCGTTTCATACCAGTTGGCGAAATGGGGGAATTATTTTTCCGGCCTTAACGGGTCAGTATAGTCCCATTTATCTGGAGCAGTTGGGTAAGGATGCCCCAAATATGCAACCGGGAGATCTGGAAATCATCCATCAACCGCTCGACTGGCTGGGTTTGAACATTTACACGGGAACCTATGTCCGAGCGGCGGATAATGCTCCGGGGTATGAATTTTTGGACTATGCCAGAGGCTACCCCAAACTGCATATGCCCTGGCTCTGGATCGTCCCTGAATCCCTGTACTGGGGGGTGCGGCATATTTCAGATGTTCTGGATCAACCAAAGTTGCCCCTTGTGTTTACTGAGAATGGCTGTGCCGCGCAGGATGAATTGACGGCACAGGGAGAGATTTTGGACAGCGATCGCATCCTTTACTTACGGCAATACTTAAAATCAGTGCATCGGGCCGTGGCAGAAGGCTATCCCGTGAAAGGCTATTTCGTCTGGAGCCTGATGGATAACTTTGAATGGGCCTGGGGGTTCGATCGCCGCTTTGGCATTTTATACAACGATTACCGTACTCAACAACGCATTCCCAAGGCGAGTTTTCACTGGTATGCAGAATGCATTCGCCAAAATCGAGTTGTATAG
- a CDS encoding RNA polymerase sigma factor, with amino-acid sequence MIPSFPECNHSLVKSLAHYSDQELLTLFQRHTDAGQYFTAIFCRYSAMVYTLIRHSARSPVQADYLFATTWRHIFYELSELDLRHLGEESGFTLQSWLLNITAICMNQTELPPVEAIHYNLQAAPPPLWCYMERALEHMPPILRLMVLMAQTFGWSETRIAAYLQAEGDAMSPTEVRVRLQEGYRLLEESLPEDVRAIYLAGNTWTQDNQLATK; translated from the coding sequence ATGATCCCTTCCTTTCCCGAATGTAATCATTCTCTTGTCAAGTCCCTGGCCCATTACAGCGACCAGGAGTTGTTGACCTTATTTCAGCGCCATACCGATGCGGGCCAGTACTTTACGGCTATCTTCTGTCGCTACAGTGCAATGGTGTATACCCTGATTCGGCACTCAGCCCGATCGCCCGTCCAGGCCGACTACCTGTTTGCCACCACCTGGCGACATATTTTTTACGAGTTAAGTGAACTGGATCTCCGACATCTGGGAGAAGAGTCGGGCTTTACCTTGCAAAGCTGGTTGTTAAATATCACTGCCATTTGCATGAATCAAACTGAACTGCCGCCCGTAGAAGCAATTCACTACAACCTGCAAGCTGCTCCACCTCCCCTCTGGTGTTATATGGAGCGAGCGCTGGAGCACATGCCACCGATTCTACGGCTGATGGTGCTGATGGCGCAGACGTTTGGTTGGAGCGAAACCCGGATTGCGGCTTATCTGCAGGCTGAGGGGGATGCCATGTCTCCCACAGAAGTGCGGGTGCGCCTGCAGGAAGGCTACCGATTGTTAGAAGAAAGTTTGCCGGAAGATGTCCGGGCCATCTATCTGGCTGGGAATACTTGGACGCAGGACAACCAGTTAGCGACCAAATAA
- a CDS encoding tetratricopeptide repeat protein, translated as MNRWVSGSDRSRADMGKAGAIAVLSLLGMVALLPNEAQGQSLNQQMTIYLNSGSRSPQRDRADQLMGVGKVHADMGDWDGAIVSWQQAQQLYLQAGDMDGQGLAFNYLAIAYAHQGLPRATEDALRRQLAVSRDQRDFNTQIYANNNLGQVLAPRAGGSPAAGSLFIEGLDVAASVRNHRGEAHTAKNMIWLANSLNQPELNTREYEMAFLPPSEWVANPISYGIKLGQHGDRRMAEQRYYMATQFYGVTETMAKAGNSPALQLAALDRLVKAYRIMGRYDLARDALDTRLQVVQKLGRPQEELAILTAQGELNREIGRTLVARKYYEQALAVAQRLNNQQQADLIRGRLADLENEVRK; from the coding sequence ATGAATCGTTGGGTTTCTGGATCCGATCGCTCCAGGGCTGACATGGGAAAAGCTGGAGCGATCGCAGTTCTATCTCTGCTGGGAATGGTGGCTCTCCTGCCCAATGAGGCGCAGGGGCAGAGTTTGAATCAGCAGATGACGATTTACCTGAATAGTGGTAGCCGCAGTCCGCAGCGAGATCGGGCCGATCAACTGATGGGCGTGGGGAAAGTCCACGCGGATATGGGAGATTGGGATGGAGCGATCGTCTCCTGGCAACAGGCCCAGCAGCTTTATTTGCAAGCCGGAGACATGGACGGTCAGGGTCTGGCTTTTAATTATCTGGCGATCGCCTATGCTCACCAGGGGCTACCGCGAGCGACGGAAGATGCTCTACGCCGTCAACTGGCCGTCTCCCGCGATCAGAGGGATTTCAACACTCAAATTTACGCCAATAACAATCTGGGACAGGTGCTGGCTCCCAGAGCAGGGGGTAGTCCGGCGGCTGGCAGTCTGTTTATTGAAGGGTTGGATGTGGCTGCCAGTGTACGGAACCATCGCGGCGAAGCACATACAGCCAAAAATATGATCTGGCTGGCCAACAGTCTAAATCAGCCCGAACTCAATACTCGTGAGTATGAAATGGCGTTTCTCCCGCCCTCCGAATGGGTCGCCAATCCCATCAGTTATGGAATTAAATTGGGACAGCATGGCGATCGTCGGATGGCTGAGCAGCGCTACTACATGGCAACTCAGTTTTATGGCGTAACCGAGACAATGGCTAAAGCCGGAAATAGTCCTGCGCTGCAGCTTGCCGCCCTCGATCGCTTGGTCAAGGCGTATCGAATCATGGGACGGTACGATCTGGCCAGGGATGCCCTGGATACACGGCTGCAGGTAGTACAGAAATTGGGCCGACCACAAGAAGAACTGGCGATCCTGACCGCGCAGGGAGAACTGAACCGGGAGATCGGTCGTACTCTGGTCGCTCGCAAGTATTACGAACAGGCACTGGCGGTTGCCCAGCGTCTCAATAATCAACAGCAGGCTGACCTGATCCGGGGCCGACTCGCAGACCTGGAGAATGAGGTCAGGAAATAG
- a CDS encoding M48 family metallopeptidase: MHLSRLVRQGLAFLLGLTITLGVGVLTPETAKALPWQQLILNGIQLLQLNTLSPQQRVQLGESIHQQVTSNYRINTNPQTNALVNRIGQRLVSASDCSQYPFRFYVVQDSQINAFATTGGFVYVNTGTIRAADTEDQLASVMGHEIGHICNDDLIKRLRKTSLAQGALTAAGMDRNALAGIAYKLAVDLPNNRQDEFNADAKGLQYLVRAGYDPRAMPAFLSKLLQSASPPTFLSNHPGTRDRIAALEQKINQGTY, from the coding sequence ATGCATCTTTCTCGCCTGGTACGTCAGGGCTTAGCCTTCCTGTTAGGTTTAACTATCACCCTCGGCGTTGGGGTTTTGACTCCAGAAACTGCAAAAGCATTGCCCTGGCAGCAACTGATTTTAAATGGCATTCAATTGTTGCAGTTAAATACCTTATCGCCGCAGCAACGGGTTCAGTTAGGGGAAAGCATTCATCAACAGGTCACCAGTAACTACCGCATCAATACCAATCCTCAAACTAATGCCCTGGTGAATCGGATTGGGCAACGCTTGGTGTCTGCCAGTGACTGCTCCCAATATCCCTTCCGCTTTTATGTGGTGCAGGATTCTCAAATCAATGCCTTCGCCACTACCGGCGGCTTTGTTTACGTCAACACAGGCACCATTAGAGCTGCTGATACTGAGGATCAGTTAGCGTCTGTGATGGGTCACGAAATTGGCCACATTTGTAATGACGATTTGATCAAACGGTTGAGAAAAACCAGTTTGGCTCAGGGTGCTTTGACTGCAGCTGGGATGGATCGCAATGCCCTGGCGGGAATTGCTTACAAACTGGCTGTCGATCTGCCCAATAATCGCCAGGATGAATTTAATGCCGATGCAAAAGGGCTGCAATATTTGGTTCGGGCTGGATATGACCCCCGTGCCATGCCTGCTTTTCTGAGTAAGTTGCTACAATCCGCATCACCGCCCACGTTCTTAAGTAATCACCCCGGTACCCGCGATCGCATTGCTGCACTGGAACAAAAAATTAATCAAGGCACCTATTAA